The genomic interval GATGACATCCGGTTCGTATTGAGCCGGCAATCTTCGGCTGCGGCGCGAAAGGTTTTGTATGAAATCGAGCCGCTGGCAGCCGTTCCCCGAATCCCTGCCCGCGCGCCGTCTCCGGGGGAGCAGTATCGGTTTCACTTTGATATGACGCAGTGCATCGGGTGCAAGTGCTGCATCGTTGCATGCAATGAACAGAACGGGAATCCGGCGGACATCAATTGGCGGCGCGTGGGAGAGATCGAGGGTGGGTTGTATCCCGACACTTACCGGCTGTATTTGTCGATGGGTTGTAATCACTGCCTGGAGCCGTCGTGCTTGATTGGCTGTCCGGTTGAGGCTTACACGAAAGATCCGGTCCTGGGCATCGTGCAGCACAGCGCTGAGGCCTGTATCGGGTGCCAGTACTGTACTTGGAATTGCTCGTATGGCGTGCCGCAATACAACCCGGAGCGCGGCGTGGTTGGCAAGTGCGATATGTGCTATGGGCGGCTCACTCGGGGGCGCGAGCCGGCTTGTGTGAATGCCTGTCCAGAGGGCGCGATTCGTATCGAGGTTGTGAAGATCGATGCGTGGAAGCGCGAATATTCCGGTGCGAACGCGCCGGGACTTCCTTCTGCTGACGACAGCATCTCGACCACGCGAATTACGCTTCCCGAGAGACTTCCACCGGACATCCGAACAGCCGATTCCTGGCGCGTGCGGCCTGAGGCGCCTCACTGGCCGCTTGTCTTCATGACTGTCTTAACGCAGCTCTCGGTGGGATCGTTTGCCTCGATTTGGCTGCTGCAACTTGTGGGAGGAGGCTCGCGGCTGGGCACGGCTGCTATTGGATCCCTGACTCTCGGTGGATTGGCGCTCGCTTCTTCCACCGCTCACCTGGGACGACCCATTCATGCGTACCGGGCTTTGAAGATGTGGAAGCGCTCGTGGCTAAGCCGCGAAGTTCTGCTTTTCGGCTGCTTCTCAGCGATGGCGGGGCTCTATGCTGCTTCGCTTTGGCTGGGCTCGTCAATAAGCCGGCAATTGGGTGGTGCAACCGTGGTACTCGGGGCCGCCGGCATTGTGGCTAGCGCATTCATTTATCTGGTTCCGGCCCGGCCGTCCTGGAACACGAAGTTCACCGTCTCCGACTTCTTCCTGACTGCTGCGCTTCTGGGGCCCTTCTTCGCCGTAGCCATCGGCGCTACTCGAGGACGTCTGGTCGCTCTGATCGGGGTTATCGCTGCCTCGGCGCAATTGCTGAATCAGACGTTGCGCTTCCTGTGGCTGATTGCCTCAGATGCCTTTGAGCTGCAGGCGTCGGCACGGTTGCTATCGACCACTCTGGCGAAAGCGCTTCTGCTACGAGGCGCTTTCCTGATCGCTGGAGGAATTGCTCTGCCATTGTCGAGTTCTGGTCTCGCACCATTCGCCGCTTTGGCCGTCGCTTTCGGGGGAGAGATTATGGGACGGTACCTCTTTTACGTCAGCGTCGTGCCGAAGAACATCGCGGCTCCTTACCTTTCGGCGCAGGACAGGGCGGCATGAACTTTCTGCGGAAGCTGGGCGTGGACATTCTCTCCGGGAAATATTCTTACGCTGAC from Terriglobales bacterium carries:
- a CDS encoding DmsC/YnfH family molybdoenzyme membrane anchor subunit; its protein translation is MSLPLIELAGNDDIRFVLSRQSSAAARKVLYEIEPLAAVPRIPARAPSPGEQYRFHFDMTQCIGCKCCIVACNEQNGNPADINWRRVGEIEGGLYPDTYRLYLSMGCNHCLEPSCLIGCPVEAYTKDPVLGIVQHSAEACIGCQYCTWNCSYGVPQYNPERGVVGKCDMCYGRLTRGREPACVNACPEGAIRIEVVKIDAWKREYSGANAPGLPSADDSISTTRITLPERLPPDIRTADSWRVRPEAPHWPLVFMTVLTQLSVGSFASIWLLQLVGGGSRLGTAAIGSLTLGGLALASSTAHLGRPIHAYRALKMWKRSWLSREVLLFGCFSAMAGLYAASLWLGSSISRQLGGATVVLGAAGIVASAFIYLVPARPSWNTKFTVSDFFLTAALLGPFFAVAIGATRGRLVALIGVIAASAQLLNQTLRFLWLIASDAFELQASARLLSTTLAKALLLRGAFLIAGGIALPLSSSGLAPFAALAVAFGGEIMGRYLFYVSVVPKNIAAPYLSAQDRAA